In the genome of Metabacillus litoralis, the window TAAAACACCTGAAAGTATTTTACAAAAAATGAAAAGAAAGAATTGTGATTTAACAATAAAGTCGATAAAAGAGAATATTAAAGATATAGCTGGTGTCCGAATAACATGTTCTTTTATTTCTGATGTTTATAAAGTGTATGAGATGCTTCAAAAGCAAAAAGATATAGATGTGGTTCAATGTAAAGATTATATTAAACATCCAAAACCAAATGGGTACCAAAGTCTTCATCTTATTATAATCATTCCGGTTTTTTTGTCTGATCGAGTAGAAGACACCTATGTTGAGATTCAAATAAGAACAAAAGCAATGGATTTTTGGGCAAGTCTAGAACATAAGATCTATTACAAATTTGGGAAAGAAATTCCGGAGAATTTAACAAATGAATTAAAAGAAGCAGCTTTATCTGCTATTGAACTGGACAAGAAAATGGAGAGACTTCATGAAGAAGTAAAACTTATAAAAAATATCAAAAATGTTAATGAACCAATCATTAACATCCAGGTAAATGGATCGAATCTTAGTCAATTATTAGAAGAAATTGATCATACATGTTAGGAGGAAAAGTATTGAAACTTACCAACATAGAATTGCCGAATTTTGCAAAGAAAGAGGTTGAGAAATTACATGAAGTCATCTCTCCGTTTGTAAAAAAAGCTTCCCGGTATGTTTTCTGGTCCTTTCCTTTAATCACTTTATCCATTTTTAATATCCTATCTATGTTATTTGGAAACGGTTTAAACGAAACAATGATCTCTTCTTTAGTAGTGTATGCGATAATAGGTGCGATAGGCATGGCTCTTTCGAAAGAAGCAAAACTTCAACAGGCAGAGATCCAAAAGGTAAGTATGGACTATATCATTGAACGAATAAAGAAAAGTGAGATTGCAACGGACCGTGTTAAGGAGAAATACATTTCATTAGTAAAAGAAAATCCGTTACAGACTTTGAATCATTTTGTAAACTTTTTAGAAGTAGAGAATAGAGTGATGAATTGAACGTAGAGTGTAGCAAACTTGGGGAAACACAACTCTAATCAAAAAATAAAGAGGAAAGAACAAAGGCTTATCATTTAGGGTTGGTGATAAGTCTTTGTTTTTTTATTAATAGGGTGACAACAACTATTGTTCTTCCGTTATTTTTGGTTATTAAGGGGATATTTTAAAAAATTAAAAATGGGAATAGGTAATTTATGTTAAAATGAATAAGAGAATTTAATAATCTAATATTCGTTAACGAGTAGTTAAAGGAACTAATCTAGAAGAAAATTATTATGGTATATATTTGAATAGGGTAGGGGGCTACAGATGAAATATTTTTTTGATTTTATTCTAGCTGTATCTTTGAATGGTTTTTCCTATTACATTGCCAGCTTAATTCTTAAAAATGGATTACCTCTTTGGCAAGCAATAATAATAGGTTTTTCCGTTGTTTCACTAGGAGCTTTAACAGAAGCCTTAGGAAGTCCAATGTGGTTAATAGTATTAGTTCCTTTTCCAGTAGGAATGTTCTTACTATACTCATTTCTTAACGTTACTGTTCCTCAATGGTTTCTGACTTATATAATTACTCTTTCAATTTACACAGTTATACATATACCTATGAGTTATTTTTTTAATTTCCATTCATTAATTCCAGCCTGGAAACTCTCATGATTTTGCTGATATATTACTCAATAAAAAATTGTCTAATTCTAAAAGCTCAGAGCATAAACCCTGAGCTTTTTTCGTGTATTTACTTTGTGATGTAATCTGTGAATTATAATGTTATTTTGCGTATTATTTCTTTTTTGTACGTGGTATGATGATTCAAAATCTAGTTGGAAGTTTTATAGAAAGGTAGGGAAGAGTATGCCACAGAAAGAAAGTGGAAAGGTGTTAGACGACCAAACAGACTCGATACATTCTTCAGAAAAACGAAAAATGTTATACAAGCGGACATTACTCGTTGTAAGTATTTCACAAATTTTTGGTGGTGCAGGGTTAGCTGCTGGAATTACTGTGGGGGCCCTTCTTGCCGAGCAAATGCTCGGTACTGAAGCGTTCGCTGGGCTTCCTTCAGCATTACTTACTTTAGGGTCAGCAGGAGCAGCTTTATTTGTTGGGAGACTTTCACAGGCGTTTGGACGTCGAATCGGTCTGACAGCTGGGTTTTTAATTGGTGGACTCGGAGCGATAGGAGTCATAATGGCTGCAATCATAAATAGTGTTTTTCTTTTATTTACTTCCCTTCTTGTGTATGGTGCGGGATCAGCAACGAATTTACAAGCTCGTTACGCAGGGACTGACTTAGCGAATCGTAAACAGAGAGCAACTGCTATTAGTACGACAATGGTTTTTACGACATTTGGTGCAGTTGCAGGTCCAAACCTAGTAAATGTGATGGGGAAATTTGCCCTTTCTATTGGCGTGCCATCACTTGCAGGTCCTTTCATTTTAGCAGGAGCAGCATACATCTTAGCTGGTGTTGTCCTTTTGATCATGCTTCGTCCTGATCCATTACTTATAGCAAGAACGATTGAAGCGTCCAACTTAGATTCTAGTGATAAAGGAAGGTATGCAACTGCTGAAAATACAGAAAACAAAAGAGGCATATTTGTTGGAGCAACGATTATGGTGCTTACTCAAATTGTTATGGTTGCTCTTATGACAATGACTCCAGTTCATATGAGAGATCATGGACACAGCTTGGGTGCAGTGGGTCTTGTCATTGGGTTTCATATAGGTGCGATGTATCTCCCTTCTTTGTTTACTGGTATCCTTGTTGATAAGTTGGGTCGTACTGCGATGGCTATTGCCTCTGGCGCAACGTTACTTTTAGCAGGTTTAATCGGAGCATTTGCACCAGGAGATTCTATGGTTCTTTTAGTAGTCTCTCTTTCTTTACTTGGATTAGGATGGAATTTTGGGTTGATAAGTGGAACTGCCCTTATTGTTGATTCAACTAAAGCTTCCACAAGAGCTAAAACTCAAGGTACAGTTGACGTTTTAATTGCGTTATCAGGAGCAGCTGGCGGAGCATTGTCTGGAATGGTTGTGGCTGGTTCTAGTTATCTAACGCTGTCATTAGTTGGAGGGTTTTTATCTTTATTACTGATTCCAGTGGTGATATGGTCACGAAGGGGTGAAAATAATAAGGCTATTTAAATGAGGAAGGAGGATGGAAATGAATGAACGCGATTGGCATATTTTAAAGGTTCTTTATGAGAAAAAAAACATTACAAAAACAGCACAAAGTTTATTTATATCACAGCCTTCATTAACAAAAAGAATTCAACAAATAGAAAAAGAGTTCGATTTAGCAATTATTAGTCGCGGTACAAAGGGTATACAGTTTACACCTCAAGGAGAATTTTTAGCAAAATGTGCTGATGAAATGCTTATGCGTATTCGTCACATTAAAGAATCTGTTCAAAATATGGATCAAGAGGTCAGTGGTACTTTGAGGTTAGGGGTTTCGAATTATACGACGAGACATAAGCTACCAAAACTTTTAAAGCTTTTTCGTGAACAATTTCCAGATGTAAACTATAAAGTTACAACGGGGTGGAGTCGGGAAGTCTTCAATTTAGTTTATAACGGTGATGTACATGTTGGTATTGTTCGTGGAGACTATCATTGGTCAGAATCTAAACAGCTTCTTTTTGAGGAAAATATATGTATCGTATCTAAAGAGAAAATTGAGCTTGAGGACTTGCCATCATTGCCAAGAATAGAGTATGAGACAGATACTGCATTGAAGGCGATTATTGACAATTGGTGGACTGGTAATTTTTCAGTACCTCCTTTCATTGGGATGGAAGTAGATAAGGCTGATACATGCAAAGAAATGGTACTAAACGGTTTAGGATATGGCATCCTCCCAAGTGTACTAGTTGAAGATCAGCCAAATACATATCAAATTCATTTGAAAAACGAAAAAGGAGAGACTCTTAAAAGGAAAACATGGATGTTTTATCACAATGAGTCTCTTGAATTGAAGGTTGTTAAAGAGTTTGTTGAATTTGTTGGGAAATTAGATTTTAAACATGATATTTAATGGAAGCGCGGAGACTTTTCGTGCTTCTTTGTTGTGGTTATTCCTTTTTTGAATACATATCGATAGTTTATTTGTATTTTAATTAAAATCATATCGTTTTTATAATTAATGAATAAGGGAGGAGACAAATGAAGAAAATTGCAAAACAACTTTTAACATTATTTAAAAATAATGAGGGGAAAAACTTTGATGCAACCTTACATGACAACATGGAAAAGAAGGCAGGATTTAGTTTTATGAGCTTTATTAAAGCAGGAGAAGTCCATTTTCGGAATGATCGAATTTCAGTTAGCGAACCATTAACAGGGAGATATTTCTGTCTACCGTTTACTGGAATTAAAGAAATCGTTGATGAGTCCACAGGAGAATATGACATAGCATTTACCGTAAGATACAAAAACTATAATGTTTATATACAAATATTTGAAGCATGGTAAAGGCAAGAAAACAGTTTTTCTATAGTGTCTCCATTATATTGGAGGAATGTTGTTTTATTCTGTAATAGAATATAGTGGGGGTTTTAAGAAATGAATGTGTTTTTAACTATTTTATTAAATGTGATCTTACCCGTTTTTTTACTTATTGCAATTGGTGCATTTCTTCATCGAAAATTTACATTTGATATGGGAACTTTATCAAAATTAAATTCATATCTACTTATGCCAGCAGTAGGTTTTGCTAATGTTTATCAAAGTAAAATGGGAGGAAATACACTCCTTTTAATTATTAGTATTTTAATAGTACAAAGTATGTTTCTAATGATCGTAAGTTCACTACTTTCAAAAATGTTTAAATTAGAAAACGGGTTATCCTCAGCGTTTAAGAATAGTGTTGTATTAAGTAACTCTGGCAATTTTGGATTACCTGTAAGTCAACTTGTTTTTCAAAATAATCCTTTAGGCTTATCAATACAAATTGTTGTCATGATCTTTCAAAACCTACTTACCTACACCTATGGGTTATTTAATACAGTATCTGTTAATAAAAAAGGAATGCAGGCATTAAAAATTTTTTTAAGAAACCCGGTATGTTATGCCTTTTTATTGGGAATGTTCTTTCAAATTACTTCTTTAAGACTACCTGGGTATATTTGGGTTCCGATTGAAAATATATCCAATGCCTTTTTGGCGATAGCACTTATAACACTTGGGGCACAGAGTGCTTTTATAAAAATAACCCGTTTGTCCAAACCATTGATCCTAAGTCTTTTAGGTAGATTAATAGTATCTCCTACAATTGCATTCATTGTTATTTTCCTTTTTAACATAGAAGGAACAATAGCACAGGCATTGTTTATTGCAAGTTCGTTTCCAACCTCTAGAAATAGTTCCCTTTTTGCATTGGAATATAATAATTATCCCGAATATGCTGCCCAAGCTGTATTGTTGTCGACCTTATGCAGCATGTTCACAGTGACGATCGTTGTGTATTTGTCGGAGATTTTGTTTTAGAAATGTTAAGTATTATTTCTAATATCTCCTCTCTTATCATTTAATTTTTTCTTGTAATTTTTCTATCAGGCATAATTATATTTTATTAGAAAATTAGAAAACCAAGAGTATCTATCATAGATAAAGGAAAAGATAGGTACTCTAGCAGAACAAATGGAACACTATTTATTCCGAACCACTCCTGAAAAAGGAAAATATAACCATGAAATCACTCCTTCAAATAATAAAACATGCCTCCCGTTCTATCTTCATATCGTTCTTCTGCCATTATATATGTAACTTTCACAAACATACTTTCTAGATTGAAAGAACCTGAGAGTTGTGGCTAGCAAAGAAAGTTACACACATTCAGATTGCCGTTTCATTTTGTTAGTTGAAAATTAATCTATATTGCTTTGGGGTAACAGTCATATATTTTTTGAACCCCTTATAAAAATGTGCTTCATCATAGTAGCCTTGACTATCGATAATGTCGTTAAGACGATGAGGCATATTTAGTAGCTTATTTACTGTATATTGTAATCTTACAATTTGACTGAATTGCTTAGGAGAAAATCCAATTTGGTCTTCGAATTTCTTTTGGATATATCGAGAGGAATATCCAGTTTCTGAGGATAGTTGTTTAATATGGACTAATCCCTCTGTCTCATAAATTTTGTTTAAGCAAAAATGGATAATGTTTTGATTGAAGTCAGCTTGAAGTGGTTGTTTTTTCAGAAAATTTTTGAACCATACTATTCGTTCATTGAATGTAGTGCAAGTATAGAAATCTTCAAATAAAGAATAATATCCATCTAGCACATCAAATAGGGGTATCTGTTTTTGTTGGATGATTTCTTTAATGGAACATTTAAACATAATGCTGGTTTGCTCTGGATATAATCTCACTCCGAAATGGACAATGTTTGGTTTAAATTGATAGAAACACCGTTCTTCTGGGCTAGTGGCAATAATGGCAAACGGGTCAGAAGGGTCGCAGGAAAATAGTAAATCAATACAGCCGTCTGGAATAACAGATAATTCTCCAGATGAGTTTTCGTCTGTTTTGAATTGATAGTATAAGGATACATCCTGACTCATTGTACATTTTGGTTTGGATTCCATATAAATTGGACAATGAGGCTCCATTTCAGGTTGGATCGGATTGAAAAAATAACTCCCTGTTATCATTTATTAATCTCCTCTCAGCTTGATAAGTCAAATGTAATTCAAACCTCCCGGAAAAACAGAGATTTTGTCACCGAATCTTACATGCTTTTTTAGGATAACCTTCAATTCGTTCCGTTTTTTACAGTGAAATTCATCAATAATCGATATAAGCTAAGAGAAATCAAATAAGGGAGGAATTACTTATGCAAGTCAATGAACAAATCATTAATGCAGTAAAACATCCTTTAGAACCTCTAACAGCTGATGAGATTAATATTGCTGTTAAAACTTTAATAACGGAGAAAAATTTAAGTGAGCAAGTAAGATTTTCTACAGTTGTGTTAAATGAGCCAGCAAAGGATATTGTGCTTAGCTTTGCAGCGGGTGATCCGATTGAACGGGAAGCCTTTATCATTGTTTTAGACAATGAAACGGAGAAAACGTATGAAGCGGTTGTTTCCGTAACGAAGGAGGCGGTTATTAGTTGGACATATGTTCCTGGAGTTCAACCTGCTGTTATGTTAGATGAATTTGAAGAGTGTGAACAGGTTGTGAAAAACTATCCTGAATTCCAAGAAGCATTACTGAAAAGAGGAATTACGGATGTTAATTTAGTAATGGTTGACCCTTGGTCTGCTGGTTATTACGGAATTAAAGAAGATGAAGGCAAGCGGTTGGCTCGAGCAATTTGCTGGGTACGAAAATTCTCTAATGACAATGGCTATGCGTATCCTTTAACAGGAATTGTCGTTTATGTTGATCTTAATAGAATGGAGGTTCATCGATTTGAAGACCATGGTGTTCGGCCGATTCCACCAACGGATGCAAATTATACACCAGAAACATCAGATAGCATTCAGGTAAGGGAAGATTTAAAGCCGTTAGAGATTATTCAACCTGAAGGGCCAAGCTTTGAAGTAGATGGTCATAATATTAAGTGGCAAAAATGGAATATTCGTTTTGGATTTACACCAAGAGAAGGGTTAGTGCTTCATACCGTTGGATATGAAGATAAAGGAAAAATTCGTCCAATATTATACCGCGCAGCTCTATCGGAAATGGTTGTCCCATATGGTGAAGGAACTTTTTCTCATAATACACAAAATGCTTTTGATTGCGGTGAATATGGTTTAGGACAGCTGGCAAACCCGTTAACATTAGGATGTGATTGTTTAGGAGAGATTCGCTATTTTGATGCAGTAATGACAGACAGCAGAGGGAATGTTCGTACCATCCCAAATGCTGTATGTCTGCACGAAGAGGATTATGGGGTAGCTTGGAAACATACTGATTGGCGCACAGACCAAGTGGAAGTACGTCGCTCTAGACGATTAGTTCTATCATTCTTCTGTACAGTAGGGAATTACGATTATGGATTTTATTGGAGTTTCTATCAAGAAGGAACGATAGAGAACGAAGTAAAGCTTACTGGCATGTTAAATACAGGAACATATGATGAGAGCGGAAAATCGAAGTATGGTACGGAGATCGCTCCACAGTTAAACGCAACATATCATCAACACTTTTTTAATTATCGATTAGACACGATGTTAGATGGAATAAAGAATTCAGTAGTGGAAGTGAGTACCCTACCAGAGTCAGAAGGTGCTCATAATCCGAATAACAATGCCTTCTATATTGATGTGAAAACGTTAAAAACGGAACAAGAAGCTCAGCGTACCATTGATTTAGCATCTCAACGTACATGGAAGATTATTAATCCCAATTCTTTGAATGCTGTTGGCACCCCTGTTGGCTACAAAATTCAAGTTGGTGAAAACTGTCTGCCATTTGCAAGCGATAAATCAAGCGTAATGAAACGGGCTGGCTTTTTGAAAAATCATTTATATGTTACTCAGTACGATAAAGATGAAATGTATGCAGCCGGTAACTATCCAAACCAACATAAGGGAGGAGATGGATTACCAAAATATGCTGCAGCAAATCGGAATATTGAAAACGAAGATATTGTTGTTTGGTATACAATGGGGCATCATCACATTACAAGACCAGAGGATTGGCCAGTTATGCCAACTGCATATATCAATTTCCAATTGAAACCAGTGGGCTTCTTTGATCGAAATCCAGCATTAGACTTACCTCGTCCAAAAGCAAAAACATCAGCTTGTCATTCAAATAATGGTGGTTCTAGTTGTCACTAAATAAAATGAGCGGTTCAAAAGATATTCTTTTTGAACCGCCAATTTTTTAGAGTTGGGAGGGAGTTTATGTTACTAATTATTAGCTTAATCATGGTCTTGGGATATAGCGCTTATTTTTATAAAACAACTCGTGGAAGAAATACCAAGATTGTCAGCTCATTAAGTAAATGTGTTCCGATGGCATTGGGGATGACTAGTAGTGTTACAGTTGGATTGGTAATAGCAGCTTGGATTCCGCAGATGCTAGCTCTTTCTACGATTCTCTCTATCCTTTTTAGTGCGATTATTGCCTTATTTATTGGTGTAGGTTTTGGCATAAATGGCATTATTGAAGCTCAAGCGTCGAGTATGATGGGAGCTATGATGGGCGCAATGTTAGGTGTGATGCTGGCCCCCGAAGAAATGATTATCATGCTAGCTGTAATGGATTTAGTATATCTTGTAAGTTTTTATTTGCTAACGTGGGCTTTAATGAAATCCTTTGTAGATAAGAAGGAAAGAGTTTTGCACAGAAAATCCGCAATCTATTACATGACCTTCGTCTTAAGTGTTAGCGTTATCTGCACAATCGGTTTCTTGCAAGCTACAGGTGATGGGGATTCTACAGAAGAGGAAACTATTACACATCATCATGATGATGCGAATGAACATCAACATTAAACTTTTTATGTTTCATTAAAATATGATGAAAATGGAGTTGGTGTTAAATGGCAAAATTAAAGAAAAAGTTAGGGTTTTGGCAGGCATATGCAACGGCTACTGGGTTAGTAGTATCTGGATCAACAATGGTGACACTTGCTTACAGTATGGGACTAGTAGGTCCAGCATTTATTATTTCAGCATTAATTGCAATGATTATAAGTATTATTATTGCTTTGTCATATGCGGAGCTTGCCTCGATTATCCCTGGCTCTGGCATGGTAGGTGACTATACATCTGTTGCGATGGGGAAATTTATGTCTATTATTGCAGTGCTTGGTGGATATTTCGTATTGTCTGTTATGGTTGGAGCAGCAGAAACTATGACAGCAGGGTTTGCAGCGCAATCTCTCTTTCCGAATATAAATGTAACAGTTGTTTCGCTCCTATTATTAACCATATTTTTGGTGATAAATGTATTAGGAGTTGAGATTTTTGGCTCAATTCAAGTTGTTTTGACATTAGGACTAATGATCACTCTATCGGTTATGGGCTTATTTGGACTATTTGATGTCTTTACAGCAACCGCTCAACTACCAGTAGATTTTACATTGAATGGCTGGGGAACTGTATTTCAATCAATTGCTTTAGGAATTTGGCTGTTTATCGGGATTGAATTTGTTGCACCAATGGTTGAAGAAGTGAAAAATCCTAGTAAAAATATACCAAGAGCAATGATATTTGGCTTGCTTTCTATTTTCGTGGCCGATATGTTATTCGGACTAGCGATTATCCGCTATATTGATCCAAGCATTTTAGTAGGTTCAAGTATCCCGCAAATTGATGGAGCAGGAGCGATGCTAGGTGAAAAAGGTGCAACATGGATGATGATTGTCACTTTATTTGCGGCTGCTAGTTCAATTAATTCCATGTTTGCTGCAGTGCCTCGAATGTTTTATGGTATGGCCAGAGATGGATTACTACCGAAGCAATTTTCCTATCTACACCCTAGATTTAGAACGCCAATGGTAAGCATTATAGCTGTATTCCTTCTCTTTGCCTTGCCACTTTTCTTATTAAAAATGACACCGGAAATGTTTAACATATTAATCTTATCGGCATGTATTACTTGGATCATTTCATATATGATTGCTCAATTAGATGTCATTATTTTAAGAAAACGTTATGCAAATATAGAGCGTCCTTTTAAATCACCATTCTACCCATATACACAAATTATTGGCATTTTAGCATGTGTGTATTTAATCATTACGATCCATCCTGAAACAGCAGTGAAGATGCAAATTTACGGGCTGGCAGGTAGCTTCTTTATTGGAATTTGCATATATGCTTTCCTTTGGCTTAAATTTAAAAATCAACCTCTATTTCAACCCGTTGCTTTATCTGAGAAACGAATTATGATGGATCTCGAAGAAGACAAAGAAGATTATATTCCAGCAAGAAAGGCAGAATAACAAAGAAAATAAGGTGGTTGATCATTAATGAAGTTCTTCGGAGGGATACATGAACGAGCACATAAGTATTTTCTTATGACAGTAAAAATGTTTCAGCTAAAATCAACTAAAGAAAGTGATTTTGAGTATCATAGTGAAGAGGCTAATGATTCAACATGGCGTTTCAAGTTTCTGATAAACAGGAATTTTATATCAAGAGTATATAAACTATCAGTCTCTTACGAAATATCTGAGTCTTCTGATAATATTTTCCCGGAAACAATCTCATGGAATTTTCTGAAAAAAGAATGGCAGCCAAAAGGACAGAGCACCTCATATTGTCAATTGTTAAATCAGCATAAACAACTTAAGAAAATTGTCCAGGCAGTTGATTATGAATCGATAGAGATTGGGCAAGTTGGTGGAAAATATCAAATTACAATGGTTCCTATTCCTGGCTCCTATGTTTTTATCTTGCTTCCTCCGTTACAATATTTTGTTAAAATGAAAAATGAAGAGATGATAAAAATAAAAGAGCTAGCGTACAAGGTTCAAGAGACGATAATAGATTATCAGAAAAAGACAGCAGGTTAAGTCTTGCTTTAGCTACCTCCTAATCCATATACCTAAACAACTAACCACCACATTTAACATTTTGTTAAAAATCCTTGGATCATTCCAGTTGGGTTTATGGCAATTAATTATACATTGTCATTTAACCTTTTTTTTGATAAAATCGTTTCATAGCTAACGATTAAATTAATAATCAAGAAGGTGTTTGACATTCATATAAATAATGAAGATGGAGAATTGCTTCCTGAAGAGGTTGATACAATTAGTCAACTAACGAAACTACCATTGAATTCACTCAATTTAGATGCAATTGCTGTTGTGACAAATATATATCGGGTAGCTCAGGGGTTAAGAAATAAAATGGAACAAGAAGTTCTTTCTGAATACGGACTATCTTGGACTTCATTTTCGATTCTATATGATTTATGGATTGGTGGCTCTCTTGAAACAAAAAAACTAGCTGAATCAGCGGGAGTTTCAAAAGCGACAATAAGTAATATCACAAACACATTAGAGAAAAAGGACCTTTGTTATCGAAAAGTTGATCACAGAGATCGAAGAAATACCTTTGTTTTACTCACTGATAAGGGAAAGCAAGTCATTGAGGAGCTCTATCCCCGTTTTCATTCGGGAGAGGTTGATATTGTTTCGAGTCTTGATGTAACAGAGAAAAAAATACTGGCTACGTTACTAAGAAGAGTCATTAGGGAAAATGAATTTTAAAAGTGAATAGTCAATAAGTGATGAGAGGAAACATGAGTAGCAGTTATCTCCCTGTTTGCAGAGAGTCGATGGTTGGTGTGAATCGACACATAGATAACGCGAATTACAGTCCTTGAGCTTTTCTTTGTTACAACAATAGCAAAGAACGGACGATCCGTTAATTCGTTGAGTGGAAGAATATTATTATTCTTCAATAAGGGTGGTACCGCGTGAAATAGTCTAACCACGTCCCTTTTTAGGGATGTGGTTTTTTTGTTTACAAAAAAAATAGGAGGAAATCATGATGAGTGAATCAAATAAGAAGTTAACTGAAGAACAATTACAAGAAGTAAAGAGGCAGCTTACTATATACTCTCAAGGCGTACAAGAAATTATTCCAACTGAAGAGCTAGAAGCAAAAATAGCAAAATCAGTATATGAAAATCGCCCACTTAAGATAAAACTAGGATTGGACCCTTCAGCACCGGATGTTCATCTTGGTCATACGGTTGTTCTTAACAAGATGAGACAGTTCCAAGAAAATGGTCATGTTATTCAGCTAATTATTGGTGACTTTACTGGAAAAATAGGTGACCCGACAGGAAAGTCAGTAGCAAGAAAACAGCTAACAGATGAAGAAGTAAAACATAATGCTAAAACATACTTTGAGCAGTTTGCAAAAGTGATTGATATGGACAAAGTTGAATTACACTATAACTCTAAATGGTTATCTCAGCTTAATTTTGAAGATGTTATCCAACTAGCAGGAAAAATAACAGTAGCCAGGCTTTTAGAAAGAGATGATTTTGAGGAAAGAATCGCTTTTAATAAGCCGATTTCTCTTCACGAATTCTTCTACCCATTAATGCAAGGCTACGATTCAGTGATGTTGGAATGTGATATTGAGTTAGGTGGAACAGACCAGCATTTTAATATTCTAATGGGCAGACATTTCCAAGAAAAGTACGGAAAAGAAAAGCAAGTTGCATTATTAATACCGTTATTAGAAGGTCTTGATGGTGTGGAGAAAATGTCTAAATCGAAGAAGAATTACATTGGAATTGATGAAAGTCCTCAAGAAATGTACGGAAAAGCAATGTCAATTCCAGATGAATTGATGAGTAAATACTTTGAATTAGTAACTGATTTTACACCAGATAAAGTAAAAACAATAAAAGGAGATTTAAAAAGTGACATACTTCATCCTAGAGATGCAAAAATGTTACTTGCTAAAACGATTGTGAGAATGTACCACGGAAAAGCTGAAGCAGAAAAGGCAGAGGAACATTTTGTTACTGTTTTTCAGAAAGGAACAATGCCTGATGAAATTCCTGTTGTAACTTGGAAGGGACAGGATGAGCTATCGATTTTAGATCTAGTTGTTAAGTTAGAACTACTAAGTTCAAAGAGTGAAGTACGAAGAATGATTAACAATAATGGTATTAAATTAAATGGAGAAAAGGTAGAAGATCCACAAATGGAAGTTTTAATCACAGACGAATTAGTTGTTCAGGTGGGGAAACGTAAATTTATTAAGATAAAGAAGTAACTTTCGAAATCTAGTAATTGGCTGTATAGCAAAAAGTTCGAATTTCCTCAAGTTTAGAGATTCGAGCTTTTTTATTTTTGTGGAAAAGGTTTATTATGATGATACATAGGGCTACAAAGAGCAATTTGGTGTATGCTTAAGTTAATTCTATTAAAGCACTGTAAAGGAAGTTTTTTAATGAACAACGGAATTCAAATTCTCACAATGAGATTA includes:
- a CDS encoding GTP pyrophosphokinase; amino-acid sequence: MDTLELVKFIMTYKFAVNEITTKLNILNEEFKYVHDYNPIENISSRVKTPESILQKMKRKNCDLTIKSIKENIKDIAGVRITCSFISDVYKVYEMLQKQKDIDVVQCKDYIKHPKPNGYQSLHLIIIIPVFLSDRVEDTYVEIQIRTKAMDFWASLEHKIYYKFGKEIPENLTNELKEAALSAIELDKKMERLHEEVKLIKNIKNVNEPIINIQVNGSNLSQLLEEIDHTC
- a CDS encoding YwnF family protein produces the protein MKLTNIELPNFAKKEVEKLHEVISPFVKKASRYVFWSFPLITLSIFNILSMLFGNGLNETMISSLVVYAIIGAIGMALSKEAKLQQAEIQKVSMDYIIERIKKSEIATDRVKEKYISLVKENPLQTLNHFVNFLEVENRVMN
- a CDS encoding MFS transporter; translated protein: MPQKESGKVLDDQTDSIHSSEKRKMLYKRTLLVVSISQIFGGAGLAAGITVGALLAEQMLGTEAFAGLPSALLTLGSAGAALFVGRLSQAFGRRIGLTAGFLIGGLGAIGVIMAAIINSVFLLFTSLLVYGAGSATNLQARYAGTDLANRKQRATAISTTMVFTTFGAVAGPNLVNVMGKFALSIGVPSLAGPFILAGAAYILAGVVLLIMLRPDPLLIARTIEASNLDSSDKGRYATAENTENKRGIFVGATIMVLTQIVMVALMTMTPVHMRDHGHSLGAVGLVIGFHIGAMYLPSLFTGILVDKLGRTAMAIASGATLLLAGLIGAFAPGDSMVLLVVSLSLLGLGWNFGLISGTALIVDSTKASTRAKTQGTVDVLIALSGAAGGALSGMVVAGSSYLTLSLVGGFLSLLLIPVVIWSRRGENNKAI
- a CDS encoding LysR family transcriptional regulator gives rise to the protein MNERDWHILKVLYEKKNITKTAQSLFISQPSLTKRIQQIEKEFDLAIISRGTKGIQFTPQGEFLAKCADEMLMRIRHIKESVQNMDQEVSGTLRLGVSNYTTRHKLPKLLKLFREQFPDVNYKVTTGWSREVFNLVYNGDVHVGIVRGDYHWSESKQLLFEENICIVSKEKIELEDLPSLPRIEYETDTALKAIIDNWWTGNFSVPPFIGMEVDKADTCKEMVLNGLGYGILPSVLVEDQPNTYQIHLKNEKGETLKRKTWMFYHNESLELKVVKEFVEFVGKLDFKHDI
- a CDS encoding AEC family transporter; its protein translation is MNVFLTILLNVILPVFLLIAIGAFLHRKFTFDMGTLSKLNSYLLMPAVGFANVYQSKMGGNTLLLIISILIVQSMFLMIVSSLLSKMFKLENGLSSAFKNSVVLSNSGNFGLPVSQLVFQNNPLGLSIQIVVMIFQNLLTYTYGLFNTVSVNKKGMQALKIFLRNPVCYAFLLGMFFQITSLRLPGYIWVPIENISNAFLAIALITLGAQSAFIKITRLSKPLILSLLGRLIVSPTIAFIVIFLFNIEGTIAQALFIASSFPTSRNSSLFALEYNNYPEYAAQAVLLSTLCSMFTVTIVVYLSEILF
- a CDS encoding helix-turn-helix domain-containing protein, which gives rise to MITGSYFFNPIQPEMEPHCPIYMESKPKCTMSQDVSLYYQFKTDENSSGELSVIPDGCIDLLFSCDPSDPFAIIATSPEERCFYQFKPNIVHFGVRLYPEQTSIMFKCSIKEIIQQKQIPLFDVLDGYYSLFEDFYTCTTFNERIVWFKNFLKKQPLQADFNQNIIHFCLNKIYETEGLVHIKQLSSETGYSSRYIQKKFEDQIGFSPKQFSQIVRLQYTVNKLLNMPHRLNDIIDSQGYYDEAHFYKGFKKYMTVTPKQYRLIFN